A single window of Oreochromis aureus strain Israel breed Guangdong linkage group 7, ZZ_aureus, whole genome shotgun sequence DNA harbors:
- the LOC116322411 gene encoding monocyte chemotactic protein 1B-like, whose amino-acid sequence MKTLCFSLGLLLLAACCCDAIPKGVKFSTAPGTCCFNFKMNAIPVKLVSFITHTHSSCPKKAYIVHTVRGKKICYTQSFQWAQDMYRLHNTEGSS is encoded by the exons ATGAAGACTCTCTGCTTCTCTCTGGGACTGCTGCTGCTCGCAGCCTGCTGCTGTGATGCCATCC CGAAAGGCGTAAAGTTCAGCACAGCTCCTGGAACCTGCTGCTtcaactttaaaatgaatgcaATACCGGTGAAGTTGGTGTCCTTCATCACCCATACGCACAGCTCCTGTCCCAAGAAGGCATACAT AGTCCACACTGTCAGAGGAAAAAAGATCTGCTACACTCAGAGCTTCCAGTGGGCTCAGGACATGTATCGGCTCCACAACACTGAAGGCAGCAGCTAG
- the LOC116322412 gene encoding C-C motif chemokine 5-like — MKTLSLTVGLLLVLFTVYYCDASPSGMGLVPPDLCCFKFFDKRIPKVHILSIRKTHSKCLTEAFVINTPRGDYCVRQSDDWAMEEFVKRHN; from the exons ATGAAGACTCTCAGCCTGACCGTGGGACTGCTGCTCGTGCTGTTCACTGTTTACTACTGCGACGCCTCAC CTTCTGGAATGGGTTTAGTGCCACCTGATCTTTGCTGTTTTAAATTCTTTGATAAAAGGATCCCAAAGGTGCACATCCTCTCCATCAGAAAAACTCACAGCAAATGTTTAACAGAAGCCTTTGT GATCAACACGCCCAGAGGCGATTACTGTGTGAGACAGAGTGATGACTGGGCAATGGAAGAGTTCGTCAAACGCCACAATTAA